The Deltaproteobacteria bacterium genome contains a region encoding:
- a CDS encoding ketoacyl-ACP synthase III, which produces MRGARILGTGRALPPRVVTNADLTKLMDTTDEWIVQRTGIRERRYVDEGTGSAALGTAAARAAIDAAGLSPADIEFIVFATLTPDYFFPGSGVFVQEQLGIPTVGALDVRTQCTGFLYGLSVAEAYVKGGFHDHVLVIGSEVHSTGLDFSTAGRDVTVIFGDGAGAAVVGPAEHGDGILSSHLHSEGKYARELMLEAPASVENPRISHEMLDAGRHYPKMNGRYVFTHAVRRFPEVIREALAANGRSIGDLSIVIPHQANLRITQAVAGALGVPVEKVFSNIEKYGNTTAASIPIALDECVGQGKIRKGDLVCLAAFGSGFTWASTLIRW; this is translated from the coding sequence ATGAGAGGAGCGAGGATTCTCGGCACCGGGCGGGCGCTGCCTCCCCGCGTGGTAACGAACGCGGACCTGACGAAGCTCATGGACACCACGGACGAGTGGATCGTCCAGCGAACCGGGATCCGCGAACGGCGGTATGTCGACGAGGGGACCGGATCGGCGGCGCTGGGTACCGCCGCCGCCAGGGCGGCCATCGACGCGGCGGGACTCTCGCCTGCCGATATCGAATTCATCGTATTCGCGACCTTGACGCCCGACTATTTCTTCCCCGGGTCGGGGGTGTTCGTCCAGGAGCAACTGGGAATTCCCACGGTCGGCGCACTGGACGTGCGCACGCAATGCACCGGGTTCCTCTATGGACTTTCTGTGGCGGAGGCCTACGTCAAGGGCGGGTTTCACGACCATGTCCTGGTCATAGGCTCCGAGGTCCACAGCACGGGGCTGGACTTCAGCACCGCAGGCAGGGACGTGACGGTCATCTTCGGCGACGGCGCCGGTGCGGCGGTCGTCGGGCCGGCCGAACACGGGGATGGGATCCTTTCATCCCATTTGCATTCCGAAGGCAAATACGCCAGGGAACTGATGCTTGAAGCCCCTGCGTCCGTAGAGAACCCCCGCATCTCCCACGAGATGCTGGACGCCGGCCGGCATTATCCGAAGATGAACGGGCGGTACGTTTTCACGCACGCGGTGAGAAGATTTCCGGAAGTGATCCGGGAAGCGCTCGCGGCGAACGGCAGGTCAATCGGGGACTTGTCCATCGTGATCCCACACCAGGCAAATCTGCGGATCACCCAGGCGGTTGCGGGTGCGCTCGGAGTCCCGGTGGAAAAGGTGTTTTCCAACATCGAGAAGTACGGAAACACCACTGCGGCATCGATACCGATCGCCCTCGACGAGTGCGTCGGACAGGGAAAGATCCGGAAAGGGGACCTGGTCTGCCTTGCGGCCTTCGGGTCGGGGTTCACCTGGGCGTCGACGCTGATCCGCTGGTAG
- the rimI gene encoding ribosomal protein S18-alanine N-acetyltransferase — protein MVSIREMGQSDLDAVMAIEEVSFPTPWSRQLFIEEIGRSFSDALVAVSAECGEVLGYSVCWTVAEESHLLNIAVRPDARGRGVGRSLLRENIRRGAKAGAVLIHLEVRAGNRAALRLYARDGFSFRGIRRGYYTDTGEDAILLSRALGESDA, from the coding sequence TTGGTCAGTATCCGGGAGATGGGGCAGTCGGACCTCGACGCCGTGATGGCCATCGAGGAGGTTTCTTTCCCCACGCCCTGGTCCCGGCAGTTGTTTATCGAGGAGATCGGCCGCTCGTTTTCGGATGCGCTCGTCGCCGTTTCCGCGGAGTGCGGGGAAGTTCTCGGTTATTCGGTCTGCTGGACCGTCGCGGAAGAATCCCACCTGTTGAACATCGCGGTCCGTCCCGATGCGCGCGGGCGGGGGGTGGGAAGATCTCTCCTGCGGGAAAACATCCGCAGGGGCGCAAAGGCGGGCGCCGTGCTGATACACCTGGAGGTCAGGGCGGGAAACCGCGCCGCCCTCCGTTTGTACGCGCGGGACGGATTCTCCTTCCGGGGGATCAGGAGAGGGTACTACACGGACACGGGGGAGGACGCCATTCTGTTATCGAGAGCGTTGGGGGAATCGGATGCATAG
- a CDS encoding dihydroorotate dehydrogenase electron transfer subunit, with protein MHSTYGGMQFVAGSILRNEAHGELFYRLEVSIPGPVEFTPGQFAMVSGWPGNDPLLPRPLAIFRSGIAPKGKFSVDFVYKVVGRGTALLSGMHPGESLSLTIPLGRGFDLKKGGRTYWLVGGGVGFSSVFPAAVALARNKAEFEMFLGGRTRRQLPPRELTPAGSSPGHIHLCTEDGTAGFHGRVTDAVRERMASLSGDAASRLTILACGPRDMLKELARAAAERGTEMQAALENHMACGFGVCWGCVVALREGEGVAYRRVCKDGPVFDYREVVW; from the coding sequence ATGCATAGCACTTATGGCGGGATGCAGTTCGTTGCAGGCAGCATCTTGCGGAACGAGGCCCACGGGGAGCTCTTCTACCGCCTGGAAGTTTCCATCCCGGGACCGGTGGAATTCACCCCCGGCCAGTTCGCCATGGTTTCCGGCTGGCCCGGGAACGATCCGCTTCTTCCGAGGCCGCTTGCGATCTTCCGGTCCGGCATCGCGCCGAAAGGGAAATTCTCCGTCGACTTTGTTTACAAGGTCGTCGGCAGGGGGACCGCGCTGCTTTCAGGCATGCATCCAGGGGAAAGCCTCTCGCTCACGATCCCGTTGGGCAGGGGGTTCGACCTGAAGAAGGGTGGCCGCACTTACTGGCTCGTAGGCGGAGGCGTCGGCTTTTCTTCGGTCTTCCCGGCTGCGGTCGCGCTCGCGCGCAACAAGGCGGAATTCGAGATGTTCCTGGGCGGCCGCACGCGCCGGCAGCTCCCGCCGAGGGAGCTCACGCCCGCCGGGTCTTCGCCCGGACATATCCACCTGTGCACGGAAGACGGCACCGCCGGGTTTCATGGAAGAGTCACCGACGCCGTCCGTGAGCGGATGGCGTCCCTCTCCGGCGACGCGGCTTCACGGCTGACGATCCTTGCGTGCGGCCCGCGCGACATGCTCAAGGAGCTTGCGCGCGCGGCGGCCGAACGCGGCACGGAAATGCAGGCGGCGCTGGAAAACCACATGGCATGCGGGTTCGGCGTCTGCTGGGGCTGCGTCGTCGCGCTGCGCGAGGGGGAAGGCGTCGCCTACCGCCGGGTCTGCAAGGATGGGCCGGTGTTCGACTACCGGGAGGTCGTATGGTGA
- a CDS encoding dihydroorotate dehydrogenase codes for MVKPDLSVSIGSLRVKNPVMSASGTFGYGLEYSPFYDISRLGAIVVKGLSLAPTAGNPPGRIVETSSGMLNAIGLQNIGVERFVKDVVPRLEDAGATFVANIYGKTPEEYEEVSRRLSEVSSLAAIEVNASCPNVKEGGMAFGSTPEGISRLTGRVREATGKPLWVKLSPNVADIASIAAAAEASGADAVSLINTIIGMAVDHRTRKTKLANVTGGLSGPAIKPVALRMVWETCKRVKIPVIGIGGIQTAADALEFLLVGASAVQVGTANFRNPKACMEILEGIETFLREERLAGIGEYRGTLAR; via the coding sequence ATGGTGAAACCGGACCTGTCCGTATCCATTGGGTCGCTCAGGGTGAAAAATCCCGTGATGAGCGCGTCGGGCACCTTCGGATACGGCCTCGAATACTCCCCTTTTTACGACATCTCGCGGCTCGGGGCTATCGTGGTGAAGGGCTTGTCCCTCGCGCCGACCGCCGGGAACCCGCCCGGCCGCATCGTCGAAACGTCCTCCGGCATGCTGAACGCCATCGGGCTCCAGAACATAGGCGTCGAGAGGTTCGTGAAGGACGTCGTTCCGCGGCTCGAAGACGCCGGGGCCACGTTCGTCGCGAACATCTACGGGAAGACGCCCGAGGAATACGAAGAAGTTTCCCGGCGTCTTTCGGAGGTATCCTCGCTTGCCGCAATCGAAGTCAACGCTTCCTGTCCCAACGTGAAGGAGGGAGGGATGGCGTTCGGTTCCACACCGGAGGGCATATCGCGCCTCACCGGGCGGGTTCGGGAGGCCACGGGGAAGCCGCTCTGGGTGAAGCTCAGCCCCAACGTGGCGGATATCGCCTCCATCGCGGCAGCGGCCGAGGCTTCCGGGGCGGACGCCGTCTCTCTCATAAATACGATCATCGGGATGGCGGTGGACCACAGGACCCGCAAGACCAAACTGGCGAACGTGACAGGCGGGCTGTCGGGGCCGGCGATAAAGCCCGTGGCGCTGCGGATGGTGTGGGAGACGTGCAAGAGAGTGAAGATCCCCGTTATAGGGATCGGGGGGATACAAACCGCCGCGGATGCGTTGGAATTCCTCCTGGTGGGTGCTTCGGCGGTCCAGGTCGGGACGGCGAACTTCCGGAACCCGAAAGCGTGCATGGAGATCCTGGAAGGGATCGAGACGTTCCTGCGCGAGGAGCGGCTGGCCGGTATCGGTGAGTACCGGGGGACGCTGGCCAGGTAG
- a CDS encoding ribosome maturation factor RimP: MKTDIEKIEALVAEVAGEELVEVFDLNVMREGPRTVIRVFLDREGGIRMGDCESFSRKMSAVLDVNDPMPGPYVLEVSSPGLDRKLVKPAHFAAAEGKRLRVALTEPIEGSRNYTGTLVRANEDGFELEREGKTFLFPYTAVRKANLDISQEELFGKGKKKR, encoded by the coding sequence GTGAAAACGGACATCGAAAAGATAGAGGCCCTGGTCGCCGAGGTGGCCGGGGAAGAATTGGTGGAAGTCTTCGACCTCAACGTCATGAGGGAAGGCCCGCGGACGGTGATCCGCGTCTTTCTCGACCGCGAGGGAGGGATCCGGATGGGCGACTGCGAATCGTTCAGCCGCAAGATGAGCGCGGTGCTCGACGTGAACGACCCGATGCCGGGTCCATACGTCCTCGAGGTTTCATCGCCGGGTCTCGACAGGAAGCTGGTCAAGCCGGCACATTTCGCCGCGGCGGAAGGAAAGCGCCTGCGCGTGGCGCTGACGGAGCCGATCGAAGGCAGCAGGAACTACACGGGGACGCTCGTGAGGGCGAACGAGGACGGATTCGAACTCGAGCGGGAAGGAAAGACCTTCCTGTTTCCTTACACCGCCGTGCGCAAGGCGAACCTGGACATTTCCCAGGAGGAACTTTTCGGGAAGGGAAAGAAAAAGAGATGA
- a CDS encoding YlxR family protein, translating into MPPEAVGTPQRTCVQCGCAGEKRNLLRIAGRPGAAWDPDPEGVRPGRGIYLCRKAECIEGFARRIGTPKGAARWKMGASGTALGEKITAWWREKQKGREG; encoded by the coding sequence ATGCCTCCTGAGGCGGTCGGTACCCCGCAACGGACGTGCGTCCAATGCGGGTGCGCGGGTGAGAAGCGGAACCTGTTGAGGATCGCTGGACGGCCGGGGGCGGCCTGGGACCCCGACCCGGAAGGAGTGAGGCCGGGACGGGGAATATACCTCTGCCGGAAAGCGGAGTGCATCGAAGGTTTCGCACGGCGGATCGGAACTCCCAAAGGGGCAGCGCGGTGGAAGATGGGAGCTTCCGGGACGGCATTGGGAGAGAAAATCACCGCCTGGTGGCGGGAGAAGCAAAAGGGCAGGGAGGGTTGA
- the infB gene encoding translation initiation factor IF-2 encodes MEKVRVRDLARDLGMETSREILLFLERIGHKGKSASSNIEGDVIDRVKNHFRKSAPPPPPKQTLVVTRADGTLERRSSKVVLRRGAPVVEKAPVPEEPAAPAAGLPAPAHPASTAAPAHPAATVEPAPGEAAEAAGTPATEVAAPVAEAPVPEAEAAPAADAAVRVVEKTPAEKAAEERKEKEKKWKKAKPHEKKVQKGVLKRTIIQEIVEEPEPPKAAEKPAAEAEPVVVRQFQPTRAQKRRGKPVREKKAPSTLPPKASKRVFKIEEVITVGDLAHRMGIKASDVIKKLIEMGMPTTLNQLLDADTAKLLAQEYGYEVENVAPEVEGLIDQETDREEDLVARPPVVTIMGHVDHGKTTLLDAIRSSDVISTEAGGITQHIGAYEVEHGARKLVLLDTPGHEAFTSMRARGASVTDIVVLVVAADDGVMPQTVEAIDHAKAAVVPIVVAVNKIDKPGAQPDRIRQQLSEHGLVPEEWGGQTLYANISAKRKTGIEGLLELVLLQADILELKANPVKMARGTVIESRLEKGRGPVATVLVQEGTLHVGDAIVTGTHFGRVRALSNHKGKRFLEVPPGTPAEIQGLDGLPGAGQKFAVLKDERTARQIAMHRQEKDREKTVARPRFSLEDLHRQIEAGDLKELNIVIKADVQGSMEALQFSLGKLSGEKVKVVVIHSGVGGISESDVMLASASTAVVIGFNVRPESKAADLAERERVDVRLYTVIYDVVEDIKKAMEGLLSPTFREASQGRAEVRNTFHISKIGTIAGCYVLSGKITRNSNIRLLRDSVVVYEGKLSSLKRFKDDVREVLEGYECGVGIEGYNDIQVGDQIEAFVMEKVAGTLA; translated from the coding sequence ATGGAGAAAGTCAGGGTCCGCGATCTGGCAAGGGACCTCGGTATGGAGACGAGTCGGGAAATTCTCCTGTTCCTCGAACGGATCGGGCACAAGGGGAAATCGGCATCCAGCAACATCGAGGGCGACGTCATCGACCGGGTGAAGAATCACTTCCGGAAATCCGCACCCCCCCCTCCTCCGAAGCAAACGCTCGTAGTGACGCGGGCCGACGGGACGCTGGAGAGGCGCTCCAGCAAGGTGGTCCTGCGCCGCGGCGCACCCGTCGTCGAAAAGGCGCCCGTTCCCGAAGAACCTGCGGCGCCCGCAGCCGGTCTTCCCGCGCCGGCTCATCCTGCGTCGACCGCAGCACCCGCCCATCCGGCTGCGACCGTTGAACCGGCACCCGGAGAGGCAGCTGAAGCCGCCGGCACACCGGCGACTGAAGTCGCCGCTCCCGTTGCGGAAGCGCCCGTTCCCGAAGCGGAAGCCGCTCCTGCGGCGGATGCGGCGGTCAGGGTCGTGGAGAAGACTCCCGCGGAGAAAGCCGCCGAGGAACGGAAGGAAAAGGAAAAGAAGTGGAAGAAGGCCAAGCCCCACGAGAAGAAGGTGCAGAAGGGGGTCCTCAAGAGGACGATCATACAGGAGATCGTCGAGGAGCCCGAGCCCCCCAAGGCTGCGGAAAAGCCGGCCGCCGAAGCGGAACCCGTGGTTGTCCGCCAATTCCAGCCGACGCGGGCGCAGAAAAGGAGGGGAAAACCCGTCAGGGAGAAAAAAGCCCCCTCCACCCTCCCGCCGAAGGCAAGCAAGCGGGTGTTCAAGATCGAGGAAGTCATCACCGTCGGGGATCTCGCCCACCGAATGGGGATCAAGGCCTCCGACGTCATCAAGAAGCTGATCGAAATGGGAATGCCGACGACGCTCAACCAGCTTCTCGACGCCGACACGGCCAAGCTCCTCGCACAGGAGTACGGATATGAAGTGGAGAACGTCGCTCCCGAGGTGGAAGGGTTGATCGACCAGGAGACGGACCGCGAGGAGGACCTCGTCGCACGCCCGCCGGTGGTCACCATCATGGGGCACGTGGACCACGGCAAGACCACGCTCCTGGACGCGATCCGCAGCAGCGACGTCATCTCCACGGAAGCCGGCGGGATCACGCAGCACATCGGCGCGTACGAGGTGGAGCACGGGGCTCGGAAACTGGTCCTCCTGGACACTCCGGGGCACGAGGCGTTCACGTCGATGCGCGCACGGGGCGCGTCGGTCACCGATATCGTCGTGCTGGTCGTCGCCGCCGACGACGGGGTGATGCCGCAGACCGTCGAGGCGATCGACCACGCCAAGGCCGCCGTGGTTCCCATTGTCGTCGCCGTGAACAAGATCGACAAGCCGGGGGCGCAGCCCGACCGCATCCGGCAGCAGCTCTCGGAGCACGGGCTGGTGCCCGAGGAGTGGGGTGGCCAGACGCTGTACGCCAACATCTCCGCGAAACGGAAGACGGGCATCGAGGGCCTGCTCGAGTTGGTCCTCCTTCAGGCCGATATCCTCGAGCTCAAGGCCAATCCCGTGAAGATGGCGCGGGGGACGGTCATCGAGTCGCGCCTGGAAAAGGGGCGGGGACCGGTTGCCACCGTCCTTGTCCAGGAGGGGACCCTGCATGTCGGCGACGCCATCGTGACAGGGACCCATTTCGGGAGAGTCCGCGCGCTGTCCAACCACAAGGGGAAGCGGTTCCTGGAGGTCCCGCCCGGAACCCCGGCGGAGATCCAGGGGCTGGACGGCCTCCCCGGCGCGGGGCAGAAGTTCGCGGTGCTGAAGGACGAGCGGACGGCGCGCCAGATCGCGATGCACCGCCAGGAAAAAGACCGGGAGAAAACGGTGGCCCGGCCCCGGTTCAGCCTTGAAGATCTCCACCGCCAGATAGAGGCGGGAGACCTCAAGGAGCTGAACATCGTCATCAAGGCGGACGTCCAGGGGTCGATGGAGGCGCTCCAGTTCTCTCTCGGTAAGCTTTCCGGCGAGAAGGTGAAGGTTGTCGTCATCCACTCCGGCGTAGGGGGGATCTCGGAATCCGACGTCATGCTCGCCTCGGCCTCCACCGCCGTTGTCATCGGTTTCAACGTCCGCCCGGAGTCCAAGGCGGCGGACCTCGCCGAGCGGGAGAGGGTGGACGTTCGTCTCTACACCGTCATCTACGACGTCGTGGAGGACATCAAGAAGGCCATGGAAGGACTGCTTTCGCCGACCTTCCGCGAGGCATCCCAGGGCCGCGCCGAAGTCCGCAACACCTTCCACATTTCCAAGATCGGGACGATCGCCGGCTGCTACGTCCTGTCCGGCAAAATCACCCGGAACTCCAACATCCGCCTCCTGCGGGACAGCGTGGTGGTGTACGAAGGGAAGCTGTCGTCGCTCAAGCGTTTCAAGGACGATGTGCGCGAGGTTCTCGAAGGGTACGAGTGCGGCGTCGGCATCGAGGGGTACAACGACATCCAGGTCGGCGACCAGATCGAGGCCTTCGTTATGGAGAAGGTCGCGGGAACGCTCGCGTAG
- a CDS encoding DUF503 domain-containing protein, which yields MLVAVLVADLLFPDAASLKDKRRRLSGLTGKIRAGFPVSVAEVGFQDLWQRGRIGVALVTTDARLAQSMMDRICGLVGQDGEVELVARRIEFQKIEED from the coding sequence ATGCTCGTCGCGGTGCTGGTGGCGGATCTCCTCTTCCCGGACGCAGCCTCCCTCAAGGACAAGCGCCGTCGGCTTTCGGGGCTGACCGGCAAAATACGCGCGGGGTTTCCCGTCTCCGTCGCCGAGGTGGGTTTCCAGGACCTGTGGCAGCGCGGACGGATCGGGGTGGCGCTCGTCACAACCGACGCTCGACTCGCCCAATCGATGATGGACAGGATCTGCGGCCTCGTGGGGCAGGACGGCGAAGTGGAACTCGTTGCTCGAAGGATCGAGTTCCAGAAGATCGAGGAGGACTAA
- the rbfA gene encoding 30S ribosome-binding factor RbfA produces the protein MRGRSDRPARVAERIREEVSLILQNRVKDPGMGVVTVTDVTVTPDLKSARIHYSVLGGDEERLAVRDALRRSKGFIRKELGCSLQLRYSPEIFFIYDNSFEKGAKIDRLLREIGTEGPGEE, from the coding sequence ATGAGGGGCCGCAGCGACCGACCCGCACGGGTGGCCGAACGCATCCGGGAAGAAGTCTCCTTGATCCTCCAGAACCGTGTGAAGGACCCCGGTATGGGGGTTGTGACGGTCACCGACGTGACGGTCACCCCCGATCTCAAGTCCGCGCGCATCCACTATTCGGTCCTTGGAGGGGACGAGGAGCGCCTTGCCGTCCGCGACGCGCTTCGGCGGTCCAAGGGCTTCATCCGGAAGGAATTGGGATGTTCCCTGCAGTTGAGGTACTCTCCGGAAATTTTTTTCATTTACGACAACTCGTTCGAAAAGGGCGCAAAGATCGACCGTCTGCTCAGGGAGATCGGTACGGAGGGCCCCGGTGAGGAATGA